One genomic window of Hymenobacter sp. J193 includes the following:
- a CDS encoding LuxR C-terminal-related transcriptional regulator, with product MIRLRHADFLRLNHAIELVHAEAEPLGLFGQLSRAVMLAISAETVCFDGYDLQGRIGHLGAYPEGLFVADDFPLLGNHIAEHPLFPAIMEQRRSEPLRTSDFCRMPQYFQTTLFNSFYRPLALTHHMILGLELTDYGWVTCALARRRRNFTEADRQVLHLLKPHVQVAVRHARTVARLQNRPPAAPEMALLTALTARETHVLTLLSRGLTDKEIGQQSGISTRTVQNHLQNIYSKLGVTNRTAALGQVLGRGAY from the coding sequence ATGATTCGTCTGCGCCACGCCGATTTTCTGCGCCTCAACCACGCCATTGAGCTGGTCCACGCCGAGGCCGAGCCGCTGGGGTTGTTCGGGCAGTTGTCGAGGGCTGTGATGCTGGCTATTTCGGCCGAAACGGTGTGTTTCGACGGCTACGACCTGCAGGGCCGCATTGGCCACCTGGGCGCTTACCCCGAGGGCTTGTTTGTGGCCGACGACTTTCCCCTGCTCGGCAACCACATTGCCGAGCATCCGCTGTTTCCGGCCATTATGGAGCAGCGCCGCTCCGAGCCCCTGCGCACCAGCGACTTCTGCCGGATGCCGCAGTACTTTCAAACCACCCTGTTCAATTCCTTTTACCGACCCCTGGCCCTCACGCACCATATGATTCTGGGGTTGGAGCTGACGGATTACGGCTGGGTTACCTGCGCCCTGGCCCGGCGCCGCCGCAACTTCACCGAGGCCGACCGCCAGGTGCTGCACCTGCTCAAGCCCCACGTGCAGGTGGCCGTGCGGCACGCCCGCACCGTAGCCCGCCTTCAGAACCGGCCACCCGCCGCCCCGGAAATGGCCCTACTCACGGCGCTTACGGCCCGCGAAACCCACGTGCTGACCCTGCTCAGCCGGGGCCTGACCGACAAGGAAATAGGTCAGCAGAGCGGCATTAGCACCCGCACGGTGCAGAACCATTTGCAGAACATCTACAGCAAGCTGGGCGTGACCAACCGCACGGCGGCGCTGGGGCAGGTATTGGGGCGCGGGGCGTACTAG
- the dnaX gene encoding DNA polymerase III subunit gamma/tau: MENFVVSARKYRPATFRSVVGQQHVTTTLQNAIASQHLAQAFLFCGPRGVGKTTCARILAKTINCEFVEQHVRQGRPVSELIKTQPDIVPAALQQVADPDNTPFDLEACGKCPSCRAFQESASFNVHELDAASNNSVEDIRSLVEQVRYAPQQGRFKVYIIDEVHMLSNAAFNAFLKTLEEPPGYAIFILATTERHKIIPTILSRCQIFDFNRIKVDDMRNHLRYVATQEHIQAEDDALHLLAQKADGGLRDALSMFDQMVTFSGQNLRYQDVVQNLHILDYEYYFRLVDALLTENLSATLLLLDEVMQQGFDLHNFVVGAAEHLRGLLVCKDPVTVQLLEVSDNIRARYVQQAQAAPLAFLLSALNLVSVCDREFKQAKNQRLHVELTLMKLAYLNGAVQFARDLQGGPAQASVASSDNGEAKKK; this comes from the coding sequence ATGGAAAATTTCGTTGTTTCGGCCCGTAAGTACCGCCCAGCCACGTTTCGCAGCGTGGTGGGGCAGCAGCACGTTACTACCACCCTGCAGAACGCCATTGCCTCTCAGCACCTGGCCCAGGCGTTTCTGTTCTGCGGACCGCGCGGCGTGGGCAAAACCACCTGCGCCCGCATCCTGGCTAAAACCATCAACTGCGAGTTTGTAGAGCAGCACGTGCGCCAGGGCCGCCCGGTTTCGGAGCTGATCAAGACCCAGCCCGACATCGTGCCCGCGGCCCTGCAACAGGTTGCCGACCCTGACAATACGCCCTTCGACCTGGAGGCCTGCGGCAAGTGCCCCTCGTGCCGGGCCTTCCAGGAAAGCGCCTCTTTTAATGTGCACGAGCTGGATGCGGCTTCCAACAACTCGGTGGAAGACATCCGCTCTCTGGTGGAGCAAGTGCGCTACGCCCCGCAGCAGGGCCGCTTCAAGGTGTACATCATCGACGAAGTGCACATGCTCTCGAATGCAGCCTTCAACGCCTTTCTGAAGACGCTGGAGGAGCCCCCGGGCTACGCCATCTTCATTCTGGCTACCACGGAGCGGCACAAGATTATCCCCACGATTTTGTCGCGGTGCCAGATCTTTGATTTCAACCGCATCAAGGTGGACGACATGCGCAACCACCTGCGCTACGTGGCCACCCAGGAGCACATTCAGGCCGAAGACGACGCTCTGCACCTGCTGGCCCAGAAAGCCGACGGCGGCCTGCGCGACGCCCTGAGCATGTTCGACCAGATGGTGACCTTCTCGGGCCAGAACCTGCGCTACCAGGATGTGGTGCAGAACCTGCACATTCTGGATTACGAGTACTATTTCCGGCTGGTAGACGCACTGCTAACGGAAAACCTGTCGGCCACGCTGCTCTTGCTGGATGAGGTGATGCAGCAGGGCTTCGACCTGCACAACTTTGTGGTGGGCGCCGCCGAGCACCTGCGCGGGCTGCTGGTGTGCAAAGACCCCGTGACGGTGCAGCTGCTGGAAGTGTCGGACAACATCCGGGCGCGCTACGTGCAGCAGGCCCAGGCCGCCCCGCTGGCATTCCTGCTCTCGGCCCTGAACCTGGTAAGCGTGTGCGACCGGGAGTTCAAGCAAGCCAAAAACCAGCGCCTGCACGTGGAGCTCACGCTCATGAAGCTAGCCTACCTGAACGGGGCCGTGCAGTTTGCCCGCGACCTGCAGGGAGGTCCGGCTCAAGCCAGCGTAGCATCGTCGGATAATGGCGAGGCGAAAAAAAAGTAG